One segment of Panicum virgatum strain AP13 chromosome 3K, P.virgatum_v5, whole genome shotgun sequence DNA contains the following:
- the LOC120700219 gene encoding ras-related protein Rab5A-like isoform X1 — MAATADGNKIRNAKLVLLGDVGAGKSSLVLRFVKGQFVEFQESTIGAAFFSQTLAVNDETVKFEIWDTAGQERYHSLTPMYYRGAAAALVVYDITNAASFTRAKKWVQELQAQGNPNTIMALAGNKADLVEARQVPAEEAKAYAQENGLFFMETSAKTAINVNDVFYEIAKKLLQGQQVQNPQDGMVLNQRPPERMVSSSSCCA; from the exons ATGGCGGCCACCGCCGACGGCAACAAGATCCGCAACGCCAAGCTG GTTCTTCTCGGGGACGTGGGCGCCGGCAAGTCCAGCCTGGTTCTCCGGTTTGTGAAAGGCCAGTTCGTCGAATTCCAG GAATCGACCATCGGGGCAGCTTTCTTCTCGCAGACCTTGGCAGTGAACGATGAGACAGTGAAGTTTGAGATATGGGACACGGCAGGGCAGGAGAGGTATCACAGCTTGACTCCCATGTATTACcggggtgctgctgctgcgctagtTGTCTACGACATCACcaatgcg GCCTCTTTCACACGTGCGAAGAAATGGGTTCAAGAACTTCAAGCGCAAG GAAACCCGAATACAATAATGGCTCTTGCTGGGAACAAGGCTGATTTGGTAGAGGCGAGGCAGGTGCCAGCAGAA GAAGCAAAGGCATACGCTCAAGAGAATGGTCTCTTCTTCATGGAAACATCTGCTAAAACGGCGATCAATGTGAATGACGTGTTCTACGAGATTG CTAAGAAATTGCTGCAAGGACAGCAGGTTCAGAACCCACAGGATGGAATGGTTCTCAACCAGAGACCACCAGAGAGGATGGTGAGCTCTTCCTCCTGCTGCGCATAA
- the LOC120700219 gene encoding ras-related protein Rab5A-like isoform X2 yields the protein MAATADGNKIRNAKLVLLGDVGAGKSSLVLRFVKGQFVEFQESTIGAAFFSQTLAVNDETVKFEIWDTAGQERYHSLTPMYYRGAAAALVVYDITNAASFTRAKKWVQELQAQGNPNTIMALAGNKADLVEARQEAKAYAQENGLFFMETSAKTAINVNDVFYEIAKKLLQGQQVQNPQDGMVLNQRPPERMVSSSSCCA from the exons ATGGCGGCCACCGCCGACGGCAACAAGATCCGCAACGCCAAGCTG GTTCTTCTCGGGGACGTGGGCGCCGGCAAGTCCAGCCTGGTTCTCCGGTTTGTGAAAGGCCAGTTCGTCGAATTCCAG GAATCGACCATCGGGGCAGCTTTCTTCTCGCAGACCTTGGCAGTGAACGATGAGACAGTGAAGTTTGAGATATGGGACACGGCAGGGCAGGAGAGGTATCACAGCTTGACTCCCATGTATTACcggggtgctgctgctgcgctagtTGTCTACGACATCACcaatgcg GCCTCTTTCACACGTGCGAAGAAATGGGTTCAAGAACTTCAAGCGCAAG GAAACCCGAATACAATAATGGCTCTTGCTGGGAACAAGGCTGATTTGGTAGAGGCGAGGCAG GAAGCAAAGGCATACGCTCAAGAGAATGGTCTCTTCTTCATGGAAACATCTGCTAAAACGGCGATCAATGTGAATGACGTGTTCTACGAGATTG CTAAGAAATTGCTGCAAGGACAGCAGGTTCAGAACCCACAGGATGGAATGGTTCTCAACCAGAGACCACCAGAGAGGATGGTGAGCTCTTCCTCCTGCTGCGCATAA